A window of Rubricoccus marinus contains these coding sequences:
- a CDS encoding AtpZ/AtpI family protein, with product MSAPPDERDAWADPPDRWAEDDRAWKEKWTDKAPEASGDDEVEPPSAAYRPEKASIKSVADSYEEGMREAGPYLTIGLQIAGSMFLFVGGGWALDEWAGTSPWGILVGTVLGFLGVMALVLRLANDAKTKP from the coding sequence GTGAGCGCGCCCCCTGACGAACGCGACGCTTGGGCCGATCCGCCGGACCGGTGGGCCGAGGACGACCGCGCGTGGAAAGAGAAGTGGACCGACAAAGCGCCAGAGGCCTCTGGCGATGACGAGGTGGAGCCGCCCTCGGCAGCGTACCGCCCCGAGAAGGCGAGCATCAAGTCCGTCGCGGACTCCTACGAGGAGGGGATGCGAGAGGCTGGGCCTTACCTCACTATCGGTCTGCAGATCGCCGGCTCGATGTTCCTCTTCGTCGGGGGCGGGTGGGCATTAGATGAGTGGGCGGGCACCTCGCCGTGGGGCATCTTGGTCGGAACGGTGCTCGGCTTTCTGGGCGTGATGGCACTCGTCCTCCGGCTGGCGAACGACGCCAAAACGAAGCCATAG
- a CDS encoding F0F1 ATP synthase subunit delta, producing the protein MNPVARRYALALYEEAEAKGMVETIDSDVETLHSALDGSRDLAAVFASPIIAREKKDAVLQSLFGGKVNDLTMRFLRLMVEKQREELLPETVRTYAALRDERLNIVEATVKSAQPLAHDEADRLRQKLEAQAGKSVRVRMVVDPSLMGGLVVRMGDVVYDRSVSHQLKTMREQLLERAAVSLN; encoded by the coding sequence ATGAACCCCGTCGCTCGCCGTTACGCGCTCGCGCTCTACGAAGAGGCCGAAGCCAAGGGCATGGTCGAGACCATCGATTCGGACGTGGAAACGCTCCACTCCGCCCTCGACGGCTCCCGAGACCTCGCCGCCGTCTTCGCCAGCCCTATCATCGCGCGCGAAAAGAAGGACGCCGTCCTCCAGAGCCTCTTCGGGGGCAAGGTGAACGACCTCACGATGCGGTTCCTGCGCCTGATGGTCGAGAAGCAGCGCGAAGAGCTGCTGCCCGAGACCGTCCGCACCTACGCCGCCCTCCGCGACGAGCGCCTGAACATCGTGGAGGCCACGGTAAAGAGCGCGCAGCCTCTGGCGCACGATGAGGCGGACCGCCTCCGCCAGAAGCTCGAAGCGCAGGCCGGCAAAAGCGTCCGCGTCCGCATGGTCGTCGACCCGTCGCTCATGGGCGGCCTCGTCGTCCGCATGGGAGACGTGGTCTATGACCGGAGCGTCTCGCACCAACTCAAGACGATGCGCGAGCAGCTCCTGGAGCGCGCCGCCGTCAGCCTCAACTAG
- the atpG gene encoding ATP synthase F1 subunit gamma produces the protein MASLRDIRTRIGGVKNTQQITRAMKMVAAAKLRKAQERIFTTRPYAFKIREMIGHLRQRLDPLAHPFFQPREEVNSVLLIVVTSDRGLAGAFNTNLLKVAETRIREDYAGLGQENIHVLAVGRKGHEYFGNRGYDLVGDFRGAFNDLRFPIAGEVLDVAIEGWKDGRWDLVEVVYNEFQNTISQNRIAEQLLPIPQEAFFTPVMENAEDVASGGDEGGEVEYIFEPSAEALLERLVPEYMQYQLWRAMLESNAAEQGARMVAMENATTNAGELLKDLRLTYNRARQAAITTEIIEISSGAEALRQATGG, from the coding sequence ATGGCTTCTCTTCGCGACATCCGCACCCGCATCGGTGGGGTCAAGAACACGCAGCAGATCACCCGCGCCATGAAGATGGTCGCGGCGGCGAAGCTGCGGAAGGCGCAGGAGCGGATCTTTACGACCCGTCCGTACGCCTTCAAGATCCGCGAGATGATCGGGCACCTCCGCCAGAGGCTCGATCCTCTGGCGCACCCGTTTTTCCAGCCTCGGGAGGAGGTGAACAGCGTGCTGCTCATCGTCGTGACGAGCGACCGCGGCCTGGCCGGCGCGTTCAACACCAACCTTCTCAAGGTGGCCGAGACGCGCATCCGCGAGGACTACGCCGGGCTCGGGCAGGAGAACATCCACGTGCTCGCCGTGGGCCGCAAGGGCCACGAGTACTTCGGCAACCGCGGCTACGACCTCGTCGGCGATTTCCGCGGCGCGTTTAATGACCTCCGCTTCCCCATCGCGGGCGAGGTGCTGGACGTGGCGATCGAGGGATGGAAGGACGGCCGCTGGGACCTCGTGGAGGTCGTCTACAACGAGTTCCAGAACACGATCTCGCAGAACCGCATCGCGGAGCAGCTGCTCCCGATCCCGCAAGAGGCCTTCTTCACGCCCGTGATGGAGAACGCTGAGGACGTGGCCTCTGGCGGCGACGAAGGCGGCGAGGTGGAGTACATCTTCGAGCCCAGCGCCGAGGCTCTGCTGGAGCGCCTCGTGCCGGAGTACATGCAGTACCAGCTATGGCGCGCGATGCTGGAGAGCAACGCGGCCGAGCAGGGCGCGCGCATGGTCGCGATGGAGAACGCCACGACGAACGCGGGCGAGCTACTCAAGGACCTCCGCCTGACCTACAACCGCGCCCGTCAGGCCGCCATCACGACGGAGATCATCGAGATCTCGTCGGGTGCCGAGGCGCTGCGGCAGGCCACCGGCGGCTGA
- the atpA gene encoding F0F1 ATP synthase subunit alpha, with product MATAIRPDEVTAVLRQELGGFDAETDVYEVGTVLQVGDGIARLYGLSKVQAGELIEFPASGVTGMVLNLEEDNVGAVLFGDASTVKEGHEARRTKRIASIRVSESMLGRVVDPLGNPVDGKGALEGPFYEMPIERKAPGVVFREPVTEPLQTGIKAIDAMVPIGRGQRELVIGDRQTGKTAVLLDTILNQKRTHEEGDKPVYCVYVAIGQKASTVAQVQSALERYGAMEYTVIVSAPASAPAPLQFIAPFAGACIGEFFRDTGRHSLCIYDDLSKQAVAYREVSLLLRRPPGREAYPGDVFYLHSRLLERAAKIINDDGIAADMNDLPADLKPIVKGGGSMTALPVIETQAGDVSAYIPTNVISITDGQIFLESNLFNAGVRPAINVGISVSRVGGNAQIKAMKKVSGTLRLDLAQYRELEAFAKFGSDLDPTTQRQLNRGARLVEVLKQPQYAPVPVEEQVAVVYAAGQGLADAVPVSRIKEWENDFREALRLKHRDTLDSLVASGKLSDEAIAAFEQEAKDVASRYAETADA from the coding sequence ATGGCCACCGCGATTCGCCCTGATGAAGTCACCGCCGTGCTCCGCCAGGAGCTTGGCGGCTTCGATGCCGAGACCGACGTTTACGAGGTCGGCACCGTCCTCCAGGTCGGTGACGGTATCGCCCGCCTCTACGGCCTGAGCAAGGTCCAGGCCGGTGAGCTCATCGAGTTCCCCGCCTCTGGCGTGACCGGCATGGTCCTCAACCTTGAGGAGGACAACGTCGGCGCCGTGCTCTTCGGCGACGCGTCCACGGTCAAGGAGGGCCACGAGGCGCGGCGCACCAAGCGCATCGCGTCTATCCGCGTCAGCGAGTCCATGCTCGGCCGCGTGGTCGACCCGCTCGGCAACCCAGTGGACGGCAAGGGCGCGCTTGAGGGCCCGTTCTACGAGATGCCCATCGAGCGCAAGGCGCCGGGCGTCGTCTTCCGCGAGCCCGTCACCGAGCCGCTGCAGACGGGGATCAAGGCCATCGACGCGATGGTGCCGATCGGCCGCGGCCAGCGTGAGCTCGTCATTGGTGACCGCCAGACGGGTAAGACGGCGGTCCTGCTGGACACGATCCTGAACCAGAAGCGCACGCACGAGGAGGGCGACAAGCCCGTCTACTGCGTCTACGTCGCCATCGGTCAGAAGGCGTCCACGGTTGCTCAGGTGCAGTCCGCTCTGGAGCGCTACGGCGCGATGGAGTACACGGTTATCGTGAGCGCCCCGGCCTCCGCTCCGGCCCCGCTGCAGTTTATCGCTCCCTTCGCGGGCGCCTGCATCGGTGAGTTCTTCCGCGACACCGGCCGCCACTCGCTCTGCATCTACGACGACCTCTCCAAGCAGGCCGTCGCGTACCGTGAGGTATCCCTTCTCCTCCGCCGCCCGCCGGGCCGCGAGGCGTACCCGGGCGACGTGTTCTACCTGCACTCCCGCCTTCTGGAGCGCGCCGCGAAGATCATCAACGACGACGGCATCGCGGCCGACATGAACGACCTGCCGGCCGACCTCAAGCCGATCGTCAAAGGCGGCGGGTCTATGACGGCGCTCCCGGTGATCGAGACGCAGGCGGGTGACGTCTCCGCGTACATCCCGACCAACGTGATCTCGATCACGGACGGTCAGATCTTCCTGGAGTCCAACCTCTTCAACGCCGGTGTGCGTCCGGCCATCAACGTGGGCATCTCGGTGTCTCGCGTCGGTGGTAATGCGCAGATCAAGGCGATGAAGAAGGTCTCCGGTACGCTCCGCCTGGACCTCGCGCAGTACCGCGAGCTGGAGGCCTTCGCCAAGTTTGGCTCCGACCTGGACCCGACGACGCAGCGCCAGCTCAACCGTGGTGCCCGTCTCGTGGAGGTGCTCAAGCAGCCGCAGTACGCGCCGGTTCCCGTCGAGGAACAGGTCGCCGTGGTCTACGCCGCAGGCCAGGGCCTCGCCGATGCCGTGCCGGTGAGCCGCATCAAGGAGTGGGAGAACGACTTCCGCGAGGCGCTCCGCCTCAAGCACCGCGACACCCTCGACTCGCTCGTCGCCAGCGGTAAGCTCTCGGACGAGGCGATCGCGGCCTTCGAGCAGGAGGCCAAGGACGTGGCTTCCCGCTACGCCGAGACCGCCGACGCCTAA
- a CDS encoding M24 family metallopeptidase, which translates to MRATFLALLFPLAVVAQEAPAPETSGDPWPAIRAERVATLLPDAMDRADVDAWLVLCRENDNDPMARHVGCENAGGEAAFLFFRTASGVEPFAVSPAGEAASLAELGQQEVIEIPRGESVWSSVVSLFQRFAPEAIAINRGGSPISDGLSSTQYERMQAGLDDWMDRTASAETLISEWLSVKTPEEVDFMRRAANLTALWQELAYAAAVPGVTTDRNIADFLEAKMREAGVDDGWAPDQNPAVNSGRDRGHSHPTDRVIQPGDFIQTDFGIRVGDMWVTDIQRFAYVLAPGETEAPPEAVAKWEAAKRGRQAAFEAMRPGARGVDVDRAQRAEMRASGSLPVMWSTGHPVGYWAHDSGPSLGGGQEGRTPSGAQLKTLRPGMTFAFDGFHSWPLANGETKTISVEEMVVITEDGAEWLVPPQEDLILIRSRD; encoded by the coding sequence ATGCGCGCCACCTTTCTCGCTCTCCTCTTTCCCCTCGCGGTCGTCGCGCAAGAGGCTCCCGCACCGGAGACTTCGGGCGATCCGTGGCCGGCCATCCGCGCCGAGCGCGTCGCCACGCTCCTACCGGACGCGATGGACCGCGCAGACGTGGACGCGTGGCTCGTGCTCTGCCGCGAGAACGACAACGACCCGATGGCGCGGCACGTCGGCTGCGAGAACGCGGGCGGAGAGGCCGCCTTCCTGTTCTTCCGGACCGCCTCTGGCGTGGAGCCGTTTGCCGTCTCGCCCGCGGGGGAGGCCGCGTCGCTCGCGGAGCTGGGCCAGCAAGAGGTGATCGAGATCCCGCGCGGCGAGTCCGTTTGGTCGTCCGTCGTCTCTCTCTTCCAGCGGTTCGCGCCAGAGGCCATCGCGATCAACCGCGGCGGCTCGCCCATCTCGGATGGCCTCTCGTCTACGCAGTACGAACGGATGCAGGCCGGCCTGGACGACTGGATGGACCGAACTGCATCGGCTGAAACGCTGATCTCCGAATGGCTCTCGGTCAAGACACCAGAGGAGGTCGACTTTATGCGCCGCGCCGCGAACCTCACCGCACTCTGGCAGGAGCTGGCCTACGCCGCCGCTGTCCCGGGCGTGACCACCGACCGCAACATCGCGGACTTCCTCGAAGCCAAGATGCGCGAGGCGGGTGTTGACGATGGGTGGGCGCCGGATCAGAACCCGGCCGTCAACTCAGGGCGCGACCGCGGGCACTCTCACCCGACGGACCGCGTGATCCAGCCCGGCGACTTTATCCAGACCGACTTCGGGATTCGGGTCGGGGACATGTGGGTAACGGATATCCAGCGCTTCGCCTACGTCCTCGCGCCTGGAGAGACGGAGGCGCCGCCAGAGGCCGTCGCGAAGTGGGAGGCCGCCAAGCGCGGACGGCAAGCCGCCTTCGAGGCCATGCGGCCCGGCGCCAGAGGCGTAGACGTGGACCGCGCGCAGCGTGCGGAGATGCGCGCCAGCGGCTCGCTCCCCGTCATGTGGAGCACCGGCCACCCCGTCGGCTACTGGGCGCACGATAGCGGACCCAGCCTCGGCGGCGGTCAGGAAGGCCGTACGCCCTCTGGCGCCCAGCTCAAAACGCTCCGCCCCGGCATGACCTTCGCCTTCGACGGTTTCCACAGCTGGCCTCTGGCGAACGGTGAGACCAAAACCATCTCGGTCGAAGAGATGGTCGTTATCACCGAAGACGGCGCCGAGTGGCTCGTGCCGCCGCAAGAGGATCTGATCCTGATCCGCTCGCGGGATTAA
- a CDS encoding M23 family metallopeptidase, with protein MLNFLRDLFSRPGATRTVILLEQDTMSTPRQYEVRPSYAAYAAVIGTVLLSSLLIVLVVLTPLRRVLAGPSTGELRDTAEDNAIRAAALEDSLEVQYRQISQLRALITGDLTDEAMLDPESVVLPSEDELAELGDTPRPVPPEAPRQASGEPSGLSLRALRARGEGPAPGSAAEAYLSSLRLPVPPPLDGVVSRGFDASSGHFGLDIAADEGTPVRAVGEGYVVAADWTNAGGWTVAVQHADGYLSVYKHNDRLLKRVGDRVRNRETVALSGDTGEVTSGPHLHLEIWRDGLAQDPASFLIVPSRGAR; from the coding sequence ATGCTCAACTTCCTCCGTGACCTCTTTTCCCGCCCGGGAGCGACCCGGACGGTGATTCTGTTGGAGCAGGACACGATGAGCACGCCGCGCCAATATGAGGTGCGTCCGAGCTACGCGGCGTATGCAGCGGTGATTGGCACTGTCCTGCTGTCCTCGCTCCTCATCGTGCTCGTGGTGCTGACGCCGCTCCGCCGGGTGCTCGCCGGGCCGTCCACGGGTGAGCTTCGTGACACAGCCGAGGACAACGCGATCCGCGCCGCTGCTCTGGAGGACTCGCTGGAGGTCCAGTACCGCCAGATCTCTCAGCTCCGGGCGCTTATCACGGGTGACTTGACCGACGAGGCGATGCTGGACCCGGAATCCGTGGTCCTGCCGTCGGAGGACGAGCTTGCGGAGCTGGGGGATACGCCGCGGCCTGTGCCGCCCGAGGCGCCCCGCCAGGCCTCTGGCGAGCCGTCGGGGCTTTCGCTCCGCGCTCTGCGCGCCAGAGGCGAGGGGCCGGCTCCGGGATCCGCAGCCGAGGCGTACCTCTCCAGTCTCCGCCTTCCTGTTCCGCCACCGCTGGACGGCGTCGTCTCGCGGGGCTTCGACGCCAGCTCGGGCCACTTCGGCTTGGACATCGCGGCTGACGAGGGCACGCCCGTTCGAGCCGTGGGCGAGGGGTACGTGGTGGCCGCCGACTGGACGAACGCCGGCGGGTGGACCGTTGCCGTCCAACACGCCGACGGCTACCTTTCTGTCTATAAGCACAACGACCGCTTGCTCAAGCGAGTGGGAGACCGCGTCCGCAACCGTGAGACCGTCGCCCTCTCTGGCGACACGGGCGAGGTGACATCCGGGCCGCATTTACATCTCGAGATCTGGCGCGACGGCTTGGCGCAAGACCCCGCCTCGTTCCTGATCGTGCCATCGCGTGGAGCCCGCTAG
- the rpsT gene encoding 30S ribosomal protein S20, with the protein MPQHKSAAKRVRQDARRRLRNRQHKLRVRTMMKDLEGLTDRAAAEAKLNDVKAQLDRMATRRIIHPNKAANIKSALEQHVQSID; encoded by the coding sequence ATGCCCCAGCACAAGTCTGCTGCTAAGCGCGTCCGTCAGGACGCCCGTCGCCGCCTTCGCAACCGCCAGCACAAGCTCCGCGTCCGCACCATGATGAAGGACCTCGAAGGTCTGACGGATCGCGCGGCCGCCGAAGCCAAGCTCAACGACGTCAAGGCCCAGCTCGACCGGATGGCGACTCGTCGCATCATCCACCCGAACAAAGCCGCGAACATCAAGAGCGCGCTCGAGCAGCACGTTCAGTCGATCGACTAG
- the atpF gene encoding F0F1 ATP synthase subunit B, with translation MTFVLAANLLAPNAGLIFWMVLALTILLTLLGKFAWPSIVGGIEERERRIETSLTEADRALAQAKQLQADNDSARRQSEQQAQAILREAREEAEALRSADVEKTRADLAEMKESARADIEREKRQALAELRAEVANLAVNGAEKILRQEIDAQTQSRLVNDFISELPQN, from the coding sequence ATGACGTTCGTCCTCGCCGCCAACCTCCTCGCACCCAACGCCGGGCTCATCTTCTGGATGGTTCTGGCGCTGACGATCCTGCTGACGCTGCTCGGCAAGTTCGCGTGGCCGTCCATTGTCGGCGGGATCGAAGAGCGCGAGCGCCGCATCGAGACCTCGCTTACCGAGGCCGACCGCGCCCTCGCACAGGCCAAGCAGCTCCAGGCCGACAACGACTCCGCGCGGCGTCAGTCCGAGCAGCAGGCGCAGGCCATCCTTCGCGAGGCTCGCGAGGAGGCTGAAGCCCTTCGCTCGGCCGACGTGGAGAAGACCCGCGCCGACCTCGCCGAGATGAAGGAGAGCGCCCGCGCCGACATCGAGCGCGAGAAGCGCCAGGCTCTCGCCGAGCTGCGCGCCGAAGTCGCCAACCTCGCCGTCAACGGCGCGGAGAAGATCCTCCGTCAGGAGATCGACGCGCAGACGCAGAGCCGGCTCGTCAACGACTTCATTTCCGAGCTGCCCCAGAATTAG
- the atpB gene encoding F0F1 ATP synthase subunit A codes for MRLALAFLFALALVPAASAAGDEEDFDAVHHTADGNYLDFLPIGKVELPRLFVVRDASGSLGVRFFGSSTAAVASGEFEIESHGGAAHGEEEHVGDAGHEESPVEDVADESLVELGVIEDSAAPYDAHLVATGGSDVVVDLSPTRHLVFVFLAIGVLCLLFLPMAGKYKKGIGRDTAPRGLLQNMLETVIIYVRDEIARPNLGEKTSKYLPYLLTVFFFILICNLLGLVPFGATATANISITVVLAVFTFIVTQLAGTKDYWGHIFNPPGVPLALKPILIPIEFIGIFTKPFALAIRLFANLTAGHLVILNLIGIIFIISKTFGTGAGIGTGVAATFMVLFVYALEVLVAFIQAYVFTILSALFIGMASAEHEHDHDHAEDHGLTNHDVAVAKANGTAPHKLHERTVGTEATFA; via the coding sequence ATGCGCCTCGCTCTCGCGTTCCTCTTTGCCCTCGCACTCGTTCCTGCGGCCTCGGCCGCTGGCGACGAAGAGGATTTCGACGCCGTTCACCACACCGCCGACGGCAACTACCTCGACTTCCTGCCGATCGGCAAGGTTGAGCTGCCGCGCCTATTCGTGGTGCGTGACGCCAGCGGCTCGCTCGGCGTCCGGTTCTTCGGCTCGTCCACGGCTGCGGTGGCCTCTGGCGAATTCGAAATCGAGAGCCACGGCGGGGCCGCTCATGGTGAAGAGGAGCACGTCGGGGATGCCGGCCACGAGGAGTCTCCTGTTGAGGATGTCGCAGACGAGTCGCTTGTAGAGCTGGGCGTGATCGAGGACAGCGCTGCCCCCTACGATGCGCACTTGGTGGCCACAGGCGGATCGGATGTGGTTGTGGACCTCTCTCCGACGCGGCACCTCGTCTTCGTCTTCCTGGCGATCGGCGTGCTTTGCCTGCTCTTCCTGCCGATGGCGGGCAAGTACAAAAAGGGCATCGGCCGCGACACCGCCCCGCGCGGTCTGCTCCAGAACATGCTGGAGACGGTCATTATCTACGTCCGCGACGAGATCGCGCGCCCCAACCTGGGCGAGAAGACGAGCAAGTACCTCCCGTACCTGCTGACGGTCTTCTTCTTCATCCTGATCTGTAACCTGCTCGGCCTCGTGCCCTTTGGCGCGACCGCGACGGCGAACATCTCGATTACGGTCGTGCTGGCTGTGTTCACGTTTATCGTCACGCAGCTTGCCGGCACGAAGGACTACTGGGGTCACATCTTCAATCCCCCTGGCGTGCCTCTGGCGCTGAAGCCGATCCTCATCCCCATTGAGTTCATCGGCATCTTTACCAAGCCGTTCGCGCTCGCCATCCGTCTCTTCGCCAACCTCACGGCAGGGCACTTGGTCATCCTGAACCTCATCGGGATCATCTTCATCATCTCGAAGACGTTCGGTACCGGCGCCGGCATCGGCACGGGCGTCGCGGCGACGTTCATGGTGCTGTTCGTGTACGCCCTCGAAGTCCTGGTCGCGTTTATCCAGGCCTACGTCTTCACGATCCTCAGCGCGCTGTTCATCGGCATGGCCTCGGCAGAGCACGAGCATGACCACGACCACGCCGAGGACCACGGCCTGACGAACCACGACGTCGCCGTCGCGAAAGCGAACGGAACGGCCCCCCACAAACTCCACGAGCGCACCGTCGGCACCGAAGCCACATTCGCGTAG
- the atpE gene encoding ATP synthase F0 subunit C, with product MDPLALGYIAAGLGAGIVALGAGLGIGRLAAAALEGSARQPEAAGDIRTTMIIAAALIEGVALFGLVVCILMALRAPIGA from the coding sequence ATGGATCCCCTCGCACTCGGTTACATCGCCGCCGGCCTCGGAGCTGGCATCGTCGCCCTCGGCGCTGGACTCGGCATCGGCCGCCTCGCTGCCGCCGCCCTCGAAGGCTCTGCCCGTCAGCCCGAAGCCGCTGGCGACATCCGGACCACGATGATCATCGCTGCCGCCCTCATTGAGGGTGTGGCGCTCTTCGGTCTCGTCGTCTGCATCCTCATGGCGCTCCGCGCGCCGATCGGCGCGTAG
- a CDS encoding bactofilin family protein: MAKQRPVASVGPADQHNIIGAGSVVEGTLRGGGNVHIAGTINGNVEVEGRTVVMPGGVVDGELTSTSAEVGGHIKGQVTCRERLVLKPTAVVDGDIQTAKLVIEDGATFNGGCQMGAQAGASGADRKRRVIPAEQKEAA; encoded by the coding sequence ATGGCTAAGCAACGCCCCGTCGCCTCCGTAGGCCCCGCCGACCAGCACAACATCATCGGCGCGGGTTCCGTCGTCGAGGGCACCCTCCGAGGCGGGGGCAACGTCCACATCGCGGGCACCATCAACGGCAATGTGGAAGTGGAAGGCCGGACGGTGGTCATGCCAGGCGGCGTCGTAGACGGAGAGCTCACCTCCACGAGCGCGGAAGTCGGCGGCCATATAAAAGGTCAGGTCACGTGCCGCGAGCGCCTCGTGCTCAAGCCGACGGCCGTCGTGGATGGGGACATCCAGACGGCCAAGCTGGTCATTGAGGACGGCGCGACGTTTAACGGCGGGTGCCAGATGGGCGCGCAGGCTGGGGCCTCTGGCGCCGACCGGAAGCGCCGCGTGATCCCCGCCGAGCAAAAGGAGGCCGCGTGA